One Brevibacillus choshinensis genomic window carries:
- the spoVAE gene encoding stage V sporulation protein AE: protein MTFFWAFLVGGTICLIGQFLMDVVKLTPAHTMSSLVVAGAVLDGVGLYEPLINFAGAGATVPITSFGNALVHGAMAEAEQNGLVGIITGIFEVTSAGISAAIVFGFIMALVFRPKG from the coding sequence ATGACGTTTTTCTGGGCATTTCTCGTAGGAGGAACCATATGCCTGATCGGACAGTTCCTCATGGATGTGGTGAAACTGACGCCGGCTCATACGATGTCATCTCTCGTCGTGGCCGGAGCCGTATTGGACGGTGTCGGCTTGTACGAACCGTTGATCAATTTTGCTGGAGCGGGTGCGACTGTCCCCATTACCAGCTTCGGCAACGCCCTGGTTCACGGAGCCATGGCGGAGGCGGAGCAGAATGGTCTGGTAGGCATTATCACCGGAATTTTCGAAGTGACGAGCGCAGGAATTTCGGCAGCGATCGTCTTTGGGTTTATCATGGCATTGGTGTTTCGTCCGAAGGGTTGA
- a CDS encoding M55 family metallopeptidase — protein MKLFISADIEGVTGIVNWDEADIEKSFSKYFTEQMTREVRAACEAALAAGVEEILVKDAHSTARNLDPSKLPEQVKILRGWAKNPYIMMAGLDSSFDGVFFIGYHSAGGKNGNPLAHTMNMRNEYVKINGEIASELTINAYTAAYTGVPVLLATGDKMICEDAQKLNSHIKTVPVSEGVGSASISIHPNLALQKIQEQVKAVLADDLSKYLVQLPESFHVEIAFREHYHAYSGSFYPGAKQTGHKTVSFETNDYMDVLRFLFFVL, from the coding sequence ATGAAGCTGTTTATCAGCGCCGACATCGAAGGCGTGACCGGTATCGTCAACTGGGACGAAGCAGACATCGAAAAGTCTTTCAGCAAGTATTTCACCGAGCAAATGACCAGAGAGGTCCGTGCTGCTTGCGAAGCTGCCCTCGCAGCGGGAGTCGAAGAGATTTTAGTGAAAGATGCCCACAGTACCGCGAGAAACCTCGATCCGTCGAAGCTGCCTGAGCAAGTGAAAATCCTGCGCGGTTGGGCGAAGAACCCGTATATCATGATGGCTGGACTGGACTCGAGCTTTGATGGGGTGTTTTTCATCGGCTATCATTCGGCTGGCGGCAAAAACGGAAATCCGCTCGCGCACACCATGAACATGCGAAATGAGTACGTCAAGATCAACGGAGAAATCGCCAGTGAGCTGACCATCAATGCGTACACGGCAGCCTATACGGGAGTTCCCGTCCTCCTGGCTACCGGAGACAAGATGATCTGCGAGGATGCGCAAAAGCTCAATTCCCACATCAAAACCGTGCCTGTGAGCGAAGGGGTCGGCAGCGCGTCGATTTCCATTCATCCGAATCTGGCCCTCCAAAAGATACAGGAACAAGTGAAAGCTGTCTTGGCAGACGACCTGTCCAAATACCTCGTCCAACTGCCGGAGTCGTTCCACGTCGAGATCGCGTTCCGTGAGCACTACCACGCCTACAGCGGCTCCTTTTATCCTGGCGCCAAACAGACGGGCCATAAAACAGTCTCATTTGAGACCAACGATTATATGGATGTGCTGCGTTTTTTGTTCTTCGTTTTGTAA
- a CDS encoding ABC transporter permease — protein MNTAAKRSEGAVPLSDMDRAWANLPDEDFERLDDSERQSESIARPSKSYWQDAWSRFRKDPLAMLGLFIIVVIAIAAILGPIFSQYTYDGQDIANQNQGPSAEHWFGTDKFGRDIFVRAMYGARISLTIGVAVAAINLVIGVIYGGISGYFGGKVDMVMMRIVDIMIGVPELLYIILLMMFLGNTIESILIAMSLTYWIGTARMVRSQVITLKHQEYILAARATGSSNMRILFKHLIPNSMGPIIVTVTFLVPSAIFTEAFLSFLGIGIQVPMASWGTLVNDAVPTLFTQPYQMLFPAIAISITMFALNFIGDGLRDALDPRLKK, from the coding sequence ATGAATACTGCAGCGAAAAGGAGCGAGGGAGCTGTTCCTTTATCCGATATGGACCGGGCTTGGGCGAATCTCCCTGATGAGGACTTTGAGAGGCTGGATGATTCCGAGAGACAGAGCGAGAGCATCGCGCGGCCCAGCAAGTCGTATTGGCAGGACGCCTGGAGCCGGTTCCGCAAAGACCCGCTGGCGATGCTCGGACTGTTCATCATTGTCGTCATCGCCATCGCCGCGATTCTGGGGCCGATCTTCTCCCAGTACACCTACGATGGACAGGACATCGCTAACCAAAATCAGGGGCCATCAGCAGAGCATTGGTTTGGCACTGACAAATTCGGGCGCGATATTTTTGTCCGGGCCATGTACGGGGCGAGAATCAGCTTGACCATCGGCGTGGCTGTTGCAGCCATCAATCTGGTGATCGGTGTCATTTACGGCGGGATATCCGGCTACTTTGGCGGCAAAGTGGACATGGTGATGATGCGCATCGTCGATATCATGATCGGGGTTCCGGAATTGCTCTACATTATCCTTTTAATGATGTTTTTAGGCAATACGATCGAAAGCATCCTAATCGCCATGTCGCTGACCTACTGGATCGGAACCGCGCGCATGGTGCGTTCTCAGGTCATCACTCTCAAGCATCAGGAGTACATATTGGCTGCGAGGGCCACCGGATCGTCCAACATGCGGATTTTGTTCAAGCATCTCATTCCGAATAGCATGGGACCGATCATCGTGACAGTGACCTTCCTCGTTCCGTCTGCCATCTTCACGGAAGCCTTCCTCAGCTTTTTGGGAATCGGCATCCAGGTGCCGATGGCGAGCTGGGGCACACTCGTCAATGATGCGGTTCCTACCTTGTTTACCCAGCCGTATCAAATGCTTTTCCCGGCGATCGCCATCAGCATCACGATGTTTGCGCTGAACTTTATCGGGGATGGACTGCGGGATGCGCTGGATCCGAGGCTAAAGAAATAG
- the spoVAC gene encoding stage V sporulation protein AC encodes MADQKKKMLTLVQQEYQQLAKQHEPPRPLLRNFTRAFLVGGVICLIGQALQEMFIRYFDFTEKTAGNPTVAVLILISALLTGLGLYDRIAQWAGAGTSVPVTGFANSIASAAIDHRSEGYVLGVGGNMFKLAGSVIMFGVASAFVIGLIKTLIKMGG; translated from the coding sequence ATGGCTGACCAGAAGAAGAAAATGCTGACGTTGGTGCAGCAGGAATACCAGCAATTAGCGAAGCAACACGAGCCTCCCCGCCCGCTCCTGCGAAATTTTACCAGAGCCTTCCTCGTCGGGGGAGTCATCTGTCTGATCGGGCAAGCGCTTCAAGAGATGTTCATTCGGTATTTCGACTTTACGGAAAAAACGGCAGGCAACCCAACCGTGGCTGTGCTGATTTTGATATCAGCGCTGTTGACTGGACTGGGGCTGTACGATCGAATCGCGCAATGGGCAGGGGCAGGAACGAGTGTCCCGGTGACGGGCTTCGCCAATTCCATCGCTTCGGCAGCGATCGATCATCGCAGCGAGGGATACGTCCTCGGAGTGGGGGGCAACATGTTTAAGCTGGCAGGATCGGTCATCATGTTTGGCGTGGCTTCCGCTTTTGTCATTGGACTGATCAAAACACTGATAAAAATGGGAGGATGA
- a CDS encoding DUF1657 domain-containing protein: MTVASQVKQTLASLKGAQANLETFALNTQNQQAKQLYTQAAEQTKSILSTLEQRVTELENEEPQYKGF, from the coding sequence ATGACCGTAGCATCCCAAGTGAAACAAACGCTGGCAAGCTTAAAAGGAGCACAGGCGAATCTGGAAACGTTTGCACTCAATACGCAAAACCAGCAGGCAAAACAACTGTATACACAAGCGGCTGAACAAACGAAGTCCATTCTCTCCACTCTGGAGCAGCGTGTGACTGAGTTGGAAAACGAAGAACCACAATATAAAGGATTCTAA
- a CDS encoding ABC transporter ATP-binding protein — MSVKLLDVQNLKTTFHIEAGQVQAVRGISFHVNKGESIGIVGESGSGKSVSMLSLLKLLPQNAKLEADSVLFDGIELVNTDQKAMRKMLGNDIGMIFQDPMTSLNPLFTIGEQIMEPLRIHQKLSKEEARARAIEILKLVEIPSPESRLKQYPHEFSGGMRQRVMIAIALSCSPKLLIADEPTTALDVTIQAQILDLMRDLRSKLNVSIVMITHDLGVIANMCNRIVVMYGGMIVEQGTTREIFYEPKHPYTWGLLRSIPQFTEGEKQKLISIPGSPPDLLKPPAGCAFTTRCPYAMKICEKLPPPQVALTETHQAACWLMHPKAQPHAKEGVS; from the coding sequence ATAAGCGTGAAATTACTCGATGTGCAGAATCTGAAGACGACGTTTCATATCGAAGCGGGACAGGTACAGGCTGTCCGGGGGATCTCCTTTCACGTGAACAAGGGGGAGTCGATCGGCATCGTAGGAGAGTCCGGCTCGGGAAAAAGCGTGTCCATGCTGTCGCTGTTAAAGCTGCTCCCGCAAAATGCCAAGCTCGAAGCGGACAGCGTCCTGTTTGATGGGATAGAGCTCGTGAATACGGATCAAAAGGCGATGCGAAAAATGCTGGGGAATGACATCGGCATGATCTTTCAGGACCCGATGACGTCCCTCAATCCTCTCTTTACGATCGGCGAGCAGATCATGGAGCCGCTCCGAATCCATCAAAAACTTTCCAAGGAAGAGGCGCGGGCGAGAGCGATCGAGATTTTGAAATTGGTGGAGATCCCGAGTCCGGAAAGCAGGCTAAAGCAGTACCCGCACGAATTTTCCGGGGGGATGAGACAGCGGGTCATGATCGCGATCGCACTTTCCTGTTCACCCAAGCTGCTGATTGCCGACGAACCGACGACGGCGCTGGATGTGACGATTCAGGCGCAGATTCTCGATCTGATGCGTGATTTGCGCAGCAAGCTGAATGTTTCCATCGTGATGATCACCCATGATCTCGGGGTGATCGCCAATATGTGCAACCGCATCGTCGTCATGTACGGCGGGATGATCGTCGAGCAGGGGACGACACGGGAAATTTTCTACGAGCCCAAGCATCCGTATACGTGGGGGCTGCTCCGTTCGATTCCGCAGTTTACGGAGGGAGAAAAGCAAAAGCTCATTTCGATCCCGGGCAGTCCGCCCGATTTGCTGAAGCCTCCGGCAGGGTGTGCGTTTACCACGAGATGTCCGTACGCCATGAAAATCTGTGAGAAGCTTCCCCCTCCGCAGGTTGCTTTGACGGAAACACATCAGGCAGCGTGCTGGCTCATGCATCCGAAGGCACAGCCGCATGCGAAAGAGGGGGTCAGCTAA
- a CDS encoding DUF421 domain-containing protein, with amino-acid sequence MPDWLNIALRSIGAIIYLFILTKLIGKRQIRQLTYIEYIVGITIGSIAGFMAMEMDGPVYHSLISLTIFALFPVLLEWLSLKSKGIRNVVEGNATILIKDGKILEDNLKSERLTAEDLLEHLRMKNVFRVADVEFALMETSGELSVLLKSQHQPLTPQHLELTVSPAEEPQAVIMDGAIMDEPLSTLGLNRRWVRAELEKAGVALENVFLGQVDKGGQLYLDLYDDKIQAPQPTEMKLTYATLKKCQADLELFALETKDKRMKRIYRYDSEELQDVIDQIKPLLIR; translated from the coding sequence ATGCCTGATTGGTTAAACATTGCGCTGAGGTCCATAGGGGCCATTATCTATTTGTTCATATTGACGAAGCTGATTGGAAAAAGACAGATCCGGCAGCTTACATACATTGAATACATTGTCGGGATTACCATCGGTTCAATCGCCGGATTTATGGCGATGGAGATGGACGGTCCCGTTTATCACAGCTTGATATCCCTTACCATTTTCGCCTTGTTTCCCGTCTTGCTGGAATGGCTGTCTCTGAAAAGCAAGGGCATTCGCAATGTGGTGGAGGGCAATGCCACCATCCTGATCAAGGACGGCAAGATTCTGGAAGACAATCTGAAAAGCGAGCGACTGACTGCGGAGGACTTGCTTGAGCATCTTCGGATGAAAAACGTATTTCGCGTGGCTGATGTGGAATTTGCCTTGATGGAAACGAGCGGAGAGCTGAGCGTGCTGCTCAAGTCCCAGCATCAACCCCTTACCCCACAGCACCTTGAGCTGACCGTTTCTCCTGCAGAAGAACCGCAGGCTGTGATCATGGATGGCGCAATCATGGACGAGCCATTGTCCACACTTGGCTTAAATCGCAGATGGGTGCGGGCTGAGCTGGAGAAAGCAGGGGTCGCGCTGGAGAACGTCTTTTTGGGACAAGTCGACAAGGGAGGCCAGCTCTACCTAGACCTGTATGATGATAAGATCCAAGCACCCCAGCCGACGGAAATGAAGCTGACCTATGCCACTTTGAAAAAATGCCAGGCCGATCTCGAGCTGTTCGCTTTGGAAACGAAAGACAAGCGAATGAAACGGATTTATCGGTATGACTCCGAGGAACTTCAAGACGTGATCGACCAGATAAAGCCGTTGTTGATACGCTGA
- a CDS encoding SMP-30/gluconolactonase/LRE family protein: MKQLKHTIRMASLMIGLLAVPAAAATPALAEVSRQPDKPAPSFVTMAGNGYFGEDNGAAQSASFRTPMGIVLHPDGSVYIADTKSHLIRKLFQGNISTYAGFTFSKDPSGLPIGTLFDGSANLSVFQEPQGLALDSQGNLYVADSGNHSIRKIDAQGVRTIGGDGVMGSRDGNTGKDARFHSPADLAVAADGTVYVSDTLNHVIRKIAVDGTVTTLNSPSERVVELSPGDVETAGDFQDGPLETAKFNEPSGICLDAKGNLYVSDTGNQRIRYIDLQQKTVTTVAGQTSNTYAPGNLYMDGGNTDGDAATAQFQFPRGIALTAEGGLVVADSLNHAVRYLHDGKVTTLTSASSPPLQLPVDVAVDPDGAIWIVDAFGNAIMQMQANQKDAGK; encoded by the coding sequence ATGAAACAACTCAAACATACCATCCGGATGGCGTCCCTCATGATCGGGCTGTTGGCAGTGCCTGCCGCTGCGGCGACTCCTGCGCTGGCCGAGGTTTCACGGCAGCCGGACAAGCCTGCACCCTCGTTTGTGACGATGGCTGGAAACGGCTATTTCGGTGAAGATAACGGCGCCGCTCAGTCCGCATCGTTTCGGACCCCGATGGGCATCGTCTTGCATCCGGACGGTTCCGTCTACATCGCTGACACCAAAAGCCACCTGATCCGCAAGCTTTTCCAAGGAAATATCTCGACCTACGCGGGTTTTACCTTCTCCAAGGATCCTAGCGGGCTCCCAATCGGAACGCTCTTTGACGGCAGCGCGAACCTTTCCGTGTTTCAGGAGCCACAGGGACTTGCACTGGATTCACAAGGCAATCTGTACGTCGCGGATTCAGGCAACCACTCGATCCGCAAAATTGACGCACAAGGAGTGCGTACCATCGGGGGAGACGGTGTCATGGGCTCCCGAGACGGAAATACCGGGAAGGATGCCCGCTTCCACTCCCCCGCTGATCTTGCAGTTGCTGCAGACGGTACGGTCTACGTCTCCGACACCTTGAACCACGTCATTCGAAAGATTGCCGTCGATGGAACCGTGACGACCTTAAACAGCCCGTCCGAACGAGTCGTCGAATTATCCCCAGGGGATGTGGAGACAGCCGGAGATTTTCAAGACGGCCCCCTGGAAACGGCAAAATTCAATGAACCCAGCGGAATCTGCCTGGATGCCAAAGGCAATCTGTACGTCAGTGATACCGGCAACCAGCGCATCCGTTACATTGATTTGCAGCAAAAGACTGTCACCACCGTAGCTGGGCAAACCAGTAATACCTACGCACCAGGCAACCTCTACATGGATGGAGGGAATACAGATGGGGATGCAGCCACCGCCCAGTTTCAGTTTCCGCGAGGCATAGCCCTGACAGCGGAAGGCGGCCTGGTCGTTGCCGACAGTTTGAATCACGCTGTCCGTTATTTGCACGATGGCAAGGTCACGACACTTACTTCTGCATCGTCACCGCCATTGCAGCTCCCCGTAGATGTAGCGGTAGATCCTGATGGAGCGATATGGATAGTCGATGCCTTTGGTAATGCCATTATGCAGATGCAAGCCAATCAAAAAGACGCCGGAAAATAA
- the spoVAD gene encoding stage V sporulation protein AD translates to MRQGHQSWVFSTKPVIAGTSAIGGPFEAQGPLADDFDTLHGHLMIGQDSWEKAERVLLEEACDKAIEKAGLTKEQIHFMLAGDLMNQSISSNFSARTLAIPFLGIFGACSTSMEGLAMAAQLVDSQSADYVLAATSSHNAAAEKQYRYPTEYGSQKPPTAQWTVTGAGAAVVANQGVGPRIQAATIGRIVDMGMSDPFNMGAAMAPAALATLETHFRDLQLPSDHYDLVVTGDLGKVGHGILSELLPKHNIHIPLERYVDCGMLIYGDNPNVWSGGSGCGCCATVTYGHLMRKMKEREWKRILVVATGALLSPISYQQGESIPCIAHAVAIEAQQL, encoded by the coding sequence ATGCGCCAGGGTCACCAATCATGGGTGTTCTCCACCAAGCCGGTGATAGCCGGCACTTCGGCGATAGGCGGTCCGTTTGAGGCACAAGGACCGCTAGCCGATGATTTTGATACGCTGCACGGCCACCTCATGATCGGGCAGGATAGCTGGGAGAAGGCGGAACGGGTTTTACTGGAGGAAGCCTGCGACAAAGCGATCGAAAAAGCCGGTCTCACCAAAGAACAGATTCACTTCATGCTGGCTGGGGATCTCATGAATCAGAGCATTTCCTCCAATTTTTCCGCCCGTACACTTGCGATTCCTTTTCTCGGGATCTTCGGCGCTTGCTCCACTTCGATGGAGGGCTTGGCCATGGCCGCTCAGCTGGTAGACAGCCAGTCCGCCGATTACGTCCTGGCCGCGACAAGCAGCCACAATGCGGCTGCCGAAAAACAGTATCGATATCCGACGGAGTACGGTTCCCAAAAGCCCCCAACCGCCCAATGGACCGTGACGGGAGCGGGCGCAGCGGTAGTCGCCAACCAGGGAGTCGGACCTCGCATTCAGGCGGCTACGATCGGCAGAATCGTGGACATGGGCATGTCCGACCCGTTTAACATGGGCGCTGCCATGGCTCCGGCAGCATTGGCCACCTTGGAAACGCATTTTCGGGATCTTCAGCTCCCCTCCGATCACTACGACCTTGTGGTGACAGGGGATTTGGGGAAAGTTGGCCACGGTATCCTGTCTGAGCTGCTTCCCAAACACAACATCCATATCCCTCTGGAACGATATGTAGACTGCGGCATGCTCATTTACGGAGATAATCCCAATGTGTGGTCGGGTGGCAGCGGATGCGGCTGCTGTGCCACAGTCACGTATGGACACCTGATGCGCAAAATGAAGGAAAGGGAATGGAAGCGAATCTTGGTGGTTGCCACGGGAGCGCTGCTTTCACCCATTTCCTACCAACAGGGGGAGAGCATCCCTTGCATTGCCCACGCCGTAGCGATTGAAGCTCAGCAGCTGTAA
- a CDS encoding ABC transporter ATP-binding protein, with translation MGEASDVLVEARNVKKYFEVQKSFLGRHSTLLKAVDDISFTIRKGETFGLVGESGCGKSTIGRTLLKLYEPTAGDILYNGQSIAGLNHKEMLPYRKKMQMIFQDPYASLDPRMTIAEIVGDPLVVHNIYQGKDRQDRVKELIELVGLKADHLNRYPHEFSGGQRQRIGIARALAVEPEFIVCDEPISALDVSIQAQVVNMLEELQERFGLTYLFVSHDLSMVRHISHKVGVMYLGSLVEYAEVNELYTNMQHPYTRALLSAVPIADPDTAERSERIHLQGDVPSPLNPPSGCAFRTRCPYAMKRCAEEKPSLRDMGNGHGVACHLID, from the coding sequence ATGGGAGAGGCATCGGATGTACTGGTAGAGGCACGGAATGTAAAGAAGTACTTTGAAGTGCAAAAAAGCTTTCTGGGCCGTCATTCGACACTTTTAAAAGCAGTGGACGACATCAGCTTTACGATTAGGAAAGGGGAAACCTTCGGGCTGGTTGGGGAATCCGGCTGCGGGAAATCGACCATCGGCCGAACGCTGCTAAAGCTGTATGAACCGACTGCCGGGGACATTTTGTACAACGGACAGTCCATAGCCGGGCTGAACCACAAAGAGATGCTGCCTTACCGCAAGAAAATGCAAATGATCTTTCAAGACCCGTATGCATCACTCGACCCCCGTATGACCATCGCGGAGATCGTGGGGGATCCGCTCGTGGTACATAACATCTATCAGGGCAAGGATCGGCAGGATCGGGTCAAGGAGCTGATCGAGCTGGTCGGGCTCAAAGCGGATCACCTCAACCGTTATCCGCATGAATTTTCTGGCGGACAGCGCCAGCGGATCGGGATAGCCAGGGCTTTGGCGGTGGAGCCCGAGTTCATCGTCTGCGATGAGCCGATTTCCGCGCTGGACGTATCTATCCAGGCACAGGTGGTCAATATGCTCGAGGAGCTCCAGGAGCGCTTTGGCCTGACGTATTTGTTCGTCTCCCACGACTTGTCGATGGTCAGACACATCTCTCACAAAGTCGGCGTCATGTACCTGGGAAGTCTGGTGGAGTACGCGGAAGTGAACGAGCTCTATACCAACATGCAGCATCCCTACACACGAGCCTTGCTGTCTGCCGTGCCGATTGCCGATCCGGATACGGCGGAGCGAAGTGAACGGATTCATCTGCAGGGCGATGTGCCGAGTCCTTTGAATCCGCCAAGCGGCTGTGCGTTTCGAACGCGCTGCCCATACGCGATGAAGAGGTGTGCAGAGGAAAAGCCCAGCTTGCGGGATATGGGGAATGGACACGGCGTTGCCTGCCATTTGATCGATTGA
- a CDS encoding peptide ABC transporter substrate-binding protein, whose product MKKRMGVVLAALLAITSVAAGCSSSTTAPQGQQSQGQTTAPKAEGEKPAVEQKIVYALSKEPEEMDPTLNVYARSSIVLQNLFRGLYKIDESGKKPVPSLAESYELDSTGTKYTFKINKNAKWSDGKPVTAQDFEYSWKRVLNPEVASGASFYLYYLKNGKAYNEKKASADDVGVKAVDDHTLQVTLENPTPYFLELLCVTAYYPVRKDVAEKEGWTKSPETYLTTGPFMLTELRPKEKYVLKKNPNYLEADKVKLETLEIVFIESSEAELAAYTNNEIQVSDNMTPEGMKQFASTPEFFSIPRIGMQYFDFNTSQKPFDDAKVRKAFSMAINREQIIKGIIQSVEKPAFGMVPYGIPDGVQKDKDYRAVAGDLFTENVDEAKKLLAEAGYPDGKGIPPITMIVMASQTDKDIAQALQSMWKQNLGVDVNIETFESKVYWDEIENGNFNIASDGWTGDYPDPMTNLDIFESVNTADDMRWSSKEYDSLLEENRKISDQAKRMENFVKAEKILVEEMPLMPLRFYEDQFLAKPNVKGVLKNYIGHTIFEYAHVE is encoded by the coding sequence ATGAAAAAGAGGATGGGCGTGGTGCTTGCGGCGCTCTTGGCGATCACATCCGTGGCAGCGGGCTGCAGCAGCTCCACCACAGCACCGCAGGGGCAGCAAAGTCAGGGTCAGACGACCGCACCAAAAGCCGAAGGGGAAAAGCCGGCAGTCGAGCAAAAGATCGTGTATGCATTAAGCAAGGAACCGGAGGAAATGGATCCAACGTTGAACGTGTACGCGCGTTCCTCCATTGTGCTGCAAAACTTGTTTAGAGGCCTTTATAAAATCGATGAATCCGGGAAAAAGCCTGTTCCATCCTTGGCGGAAAGCTATGAGCTGGACTCGACTGGAACCAAGTACACCTTCAAGATCAACAAAAATGCGAAGTGGTCTGACGGCAAGCCAGTGACGGCTCAAGACTTTGAGTACTCCTGGAAGCGCGTGCTCAATCCGGAAGTGGCTTCAGGCGCCTCTTTCTACCTGTACTATCTCAAAAACGGAAAAGCGTACAACGAGAAAAAAGCAAGTGCGGATGATGTGGGTGTAAAAGCGGTGGATGACCATACGCTCCAAGTCACGCTGGAAAATCCGACTCCCTACTTCCTGGAGCTGCTGTGCGTAACGGCGTACTATCCGGTACGGAAAGATGTCGCGGAAAAAGAAGGCTGGACCAAGTCTCCCGAGACGTATTTGACGACAGGACCGTTCATGCTGACCGAACTTCGTCCAAAAGAAAAATACGTGCTGAAGAAAAATCCGAACTACCTGGAAGCCGACAAGGTGAAGCTCGAGACGCTGGAAATCGTGTTCATCGAATCCAGTGAAGCAGAGCTCGCAGCCTACACCAACAATGAAATCCAGGTCTCTGACAACATGACTCCAGAGGGAATGAAGCAATTCGCGAGTACGCCGGAGTTTTTCTCGATTCCCCGGATCGGCATGCAGTACTTTGATTTCAACACGTCCCAAAAGCCGTTCGACGATGCAAAGGTTCGCAAGGCATTCAGCATGGCGATCAACCGTGAGCAAATCATCAAGGGCATCATCCAATCGGTCGAAAAACCTGCGTTTGGCATGGTGCCGTACGGAATCCCGGATGGCGTGCAAAAAGACAAGGACTATCGCGCGGTAGCCGGCGACCTGTTTACCGAAAACGTCGACGAAGCGAAGAAGCTGCTGGCAGAGGCAGGCTACCCGGATGGCAAAGGAATTCCGCCCATCACCATGATCGTCATGGCAAGCCAAACGGATAAAGATATCGCGCAAGCGCTGCAAAGCATGTGGAAACAAAACCTGGGTGTAGACGTAAACATTGAAACGTTTGAATCGAAAGTGTATTGGGACGAAATCGAGAACGGTAACTTCAACATCGCCTCCGATGGTTGGACAGGCGACTATCCGGACCCGATGACCAACCTCGATATCTTTGAAAGTGTCAACACGGCGGATGACATGCGCTGGAGCAGCAAGGAATACGATAGCTTGCTGGAGGAAAACCGAAAAATCTCCGATCAGGCAAAACGGATGGAGAACTTTGTGAAAGCGGAAAAAATCCTGGTCGAGGAAATGCCGTTGATGCCGCTGCGCTTTTACGAGGATCAGTTCCTCGCGAAGCCAAATGTCAAAGGAGTTCTGAAAAACTACATCGGCCATACCATTTTTGAGTACGCGCACGTAGAATAA
- a CDS encoding gamma-glutamyl-gamma-aminobutyrate hydrolase family protein: MKPIIGVTTFLSEQSKYSSVNKNYIDSIYAAGGLPVNIPIIAGETNYDAYVDMVDGILFTGGNDIAPYFFGENPVKQLHSMSSVRDEYELALFKGAYEKNMPIFGICRGIQLINVALEGTLYQDIYSQVPGALGHYPEHTAADEFYHSVQITGGTKLHEIFGTDRIFTNSFHHQSVKALGKNLVTTAFSEDGIVEAVESTEDRFLLGVQWHPEAMTNRHPMFLGLFTRFVQESLAYKQRGVSV, from the coding sequence ATGAAACCGATTATTGGAGTGACCACCTTTCTGTCCGAGCAGTCCAAGTACAGCTCGGTGAACAAAAATTATATCGATTCGATCTATGCGGCAGGAGGGCTGCCAGTCAACATTCCGATCATTGCCGGGGAAACGAACTATGACGCGTACGTAGACATGGTAGACGGGATTCTCTTTACAGGAGGGAACGACATCGCGCCTTATTTCTTTGGCGAGAATCCGGTGAAGCAGCTGCACTCGATGTCCTCGGTCCGGGATGAGTATGAGCTCGCGCTGTTCAAAGGCGCTTATGAGAAAAACATGCCGATCTTTGGGATCTGCCGAGGCATTCAACTGATCAATGTCGCCCTGGAAGGGACCCTCTATCAGGACATTTACAGTCAGGTCCCAGGCGCTTTAGGGCATTATCCGGAGCACACAGCAGCGGACGAATTTTATCATTCCGTGCAAATCACCGGGGGCACGAAGCTCCATGAGATTTTTGGGACGGATCGGATTTTCACGAATTCCTTTCACCATCAATCCGTCAAAGCTCTCGGGAAAAATCTCGTAACCACAGCCTTTTCGGAGGATGGCATCGTAGAGGCAGTAGAGAGCACAGAGGACCGCTTCTTGCTGGGAGTCCAATGGCATCCGGAGGCCATGACCAATCGGCACCCGATGTTCCTAGGGCTGTTCACTCGATTTGTTCAGGAATCGCTTGCGTACAAACAAAGGGGGGTATCCGTATGA